The Pygocentrus nattereri isolate fPygNat1 chromosome 4, fPygNat1.pri, whole genome shotgun sequence genome includes a window with the following:
- the LOC108429363 gene encoding spermatogenesis-associated protein 45-like: protein MSKRTADALFELNMRRETWCCVEADNGIWLRAQRRHFNCHLRNTCDLRAAQTATAEERSAWMGSPATHRERRHFEESYKAHLV from the exons ATGTCGAAGCGCACAGCGGACGCGCTGTTTGAGCTGAACATGCGGAGAGAGACGTGGTGCTGTGTGGAGGCGGACAACGGGATCTGGCTGAGAGCTCAGCGGAGGCACTTCAACTGTCACCTGAGAAACACCTGCGACCTCCGCGCCGCCCAGACGGCCACAGCCGAGGAGCGCTCCGCTTGGATGGGAAGTCCCGCGACACATCGCGAGAGGAGGCATTTTGAGGAGAGCT ATAAAGCTCATCTTGTGTGA